Proteins found in one Maridesulfovibrio sp. genomic segment:
- the ricT gene encoding regulatory iron-sulfur-containing complex subunit RicT, translating into MSQILGVKFNDFGQIYYFSSGPFVVREGHSVIVKTEQGMGLGKVFVVQQDLPEEVTEDSIKTIYRLAGEEDLAADAENRELSRAAHRFCKDCIDRQKLEMKLVDVEVFFDRSKMIFYFTAPGRIDFRELVKDLVKEYRTRIELRQIGVRHETQMLGAIGNCGQICCCRRFMRKFMPVTIRMAKEQNLFLNPTKISGICGRLLCCLSFEQDNYEDFHRKSPKTGKKYNTIHGTVRVARTNFFRNTLTVVPEQGEEIEISLDDWPDVLKSPGQDRDVTPDSQDGEPRRGRPGDRDNKGGDGNEGRPQRSRPERGRPKPERGRSSRPRPERSKSDKLKSDRPKPERRPANRADEQPKGEESGHEKEIRENVSTERRKDDSQQERRKRPPKKERPQNKPEQDKKSSSSPKSEEKDESGSPKSGKPSNRRRPSRRRRKRKPSGPRKSK; encoded by the coding sequence ATGTCACAGATTTTAGGCGTTAAGTTTAATGATTTCGGTCAGATATATTATTTTTCGTCCGGACCTTTCGTTGTACGGGAAGGTCATTCAGTCATAGTTAAGACTGAGCAGGGCATGGGACTTGGTAAGGTCTTTGTTGTACAGCAAGATCTGCCGGAGGAAGTCACTGAGGATTCCATAAAGACAATTTACCGGCTTGCGGGTGAAGAAGATCTTGCGGCCGATGCAGAAAACAGGGAGCTTTCCCGTGCTGCACACAGGTTCTGCAAGGATTGCATAGACCGTCAGAAGTTGGAAATGAAGCTTGTGGACGTGGAAGTCTTTTTTGATCGCAGCAAAATGATTTTTTATTTCACCGCTCCGGGAAGGATTGATTTTCGTGAGCTGGTCAAGGATCTGGTAAAGGAATACCGTACACGCATTGAATTGCGACAGATCGGTGTCCGTCACGAAACCCAGATGCTGGGAGCCATTGGTAACTGCGGTCAGATATGTTGCTGCCGTCGTTTCATGCGTAAGTTTATGCCTGTAACCATCCGAATGGCTAAGGAGCAGAACCTTTTTCTCAACCCGACCAAAATTTCCGGAATCTGCGGAAGGTTGCTTTGCTGTCTGTCGTTTGAGCAGGATAACTATGAGGACTTTCATCGTAAAAGCCCAAAAACAGGCAAGAAATATAATACGATACATGGAACGGTAAGGGTTGCACGGACTAACTTTTTCAGAAACACCCTGACTGTTGTACCTGAACAGGGCGAGGAGATTGAAATTTCGCTCGATGATTGGCCGGATGTGCTTAAAAGTCCCGGTCAGGATCGTGACGTTACTCCTGATTCTCAAGATGGTGAACCCCGGCGTGGACGTCCCGGCGACAGGGACAACAAGGGCGGTGACGGCAACGAGGGAAGACCTCAGCGTTCACGTCCTGAACGTGGTCGCCCGAAACCGGAGAGAGGGCGTTCATCACGTCCCAGACCGGAGCGGTCCAAGTCTGATAAACTAAAATCAGATCGTCCTAAACCTGAACGCAGACCGGCCAATCGTGCAGACGAGCAGCCAAAAGGTGAAGAATCCGGGCACGAAAAGGAAATACGCGAAAATGTAAGTACAGAAAGGCGTAAGGATGATTCTCAGCAGGAGCGCCGCAAGCGGCCTCCTAAAAAGGAACGTCCCCAGAATAAGCCGGAGCAGGATAAAAAATCCTCTTCTTCCCCCAAATCCGAGGAAAAGGATGAGTCCGGTTCCCCTAAATCCGGAAAGCCTTCAAACCGCCGTCGTCCTTCAAGGCGCAGGCGTAAACGTAAACCTTCCGGACCACGAAAGAGCAAATAA
- a CDS encoding response regulator encodes MRVLIVDDDFYCRNMLHEIMKPYAQCDIAVNGEEAVFAFKKGLENGNAYDLVCLDLVMPEMDGQQALREIRSIEKDFDVEETSGVKVIVTTMLDDRKETHDAFFLGGATSYLVKPIEEDKLVKELKNLGFSV; translated from the coding sequence ATGCGAGTGCTGATCGTTGATGATGATTTTTATTGCCGCAATATGTTGCATGAGATCATGAAACCATATGCACAATGCGATATTGCCGTGAATGGTGAGGAAGCTGTTTTTGCCTTTAAAAAGGGGCTTGAGAACGGCAACGCATACGATTTGGTTTGTCTGGACCTCGTAATGCCGGAGATGGACGGCCAGCAGGCTTTGCGTGAAATCAGGTCCATAGAAAAAGATTTTGATGTTGAGGAAACAAGCGGTGTAAAGGTTATTGTCACAACCATGCTTGATGACCGCAAAGAAACTCATGATGCTTTTTTTCTAGGCGGAGCCACTTCTTATCTGGTTAAACCGATTGAAGAAGATAAGTTAGTAAAAGAGCTGAAGAATCTCGGCTTTTCTGTATAA
- a CDS encoding DNA internalization-related competence protein ComEC/Rec2: MPGLFFWEILIPAFVFGILSIKWMVPSLAALLICLFFIIISRPEKGTVLLLLLLFGLGHWYGNFSLPTQGIAIPDWMAAREKVQLSGTIHSIKGMPGKQLKILLENVTCNSTDAQTELDGFLNWTWADPAQLPYVGQQVSLKARVKPIHGFRNNGLWDYDFYCRTKNIRYRTYARGLIKNGGLKPYSPGNLQKLRTSLREHILKNAPPTQGGAIFPALLTGDRFFLSHETVELIRRAGVSHILALSGLHVGFIVAMGFGLAWLAGAVYPRIYLRIPRMRLGVLFSIPPVLLYLWLGQFSPSLLRAVAMFGFWGLFMFFNRGRVLLDGLLLAVLLILAVSPLSVFDLGFQLSVLAVGGIALFYPLFLRFMPSGPGLRYNAIRSVAALLYISICANLTLMPVLVWNFGVITPNLLFNILFVPVLGMFILPVCGVGGLIASYFSPFISGKLFAAGAGTFEWLLELVRWADDSGFLPEYAFYRPHWEGILVYYLILAAIFFCWHGRSKRAYILLLPAALLLCLRGYDSAGPERVRMDILDTGQSQCVVISGPDGSRTVVDGGGGFGWNFDMGWSIVGPWLAYGHLPHVDNIFMTHGDRDHAGGLAFLLEKFSVDRFYFNGDIPSGRTGKRFKAAFERNGIHPEVLFSGAVITLEPGLIMEVTHPAATFKGSRNDRSLYLRLIWNGHPLLSISGDLDKKGLKAVLSSGHDLFSPVLVLPHHGSSGSYSPELYEKVNPQIALAACGFLNRYDFVSKKVKQELDKKLIPLYTTSKQGALTVEWSADGQLITAP; the protein is encoded by the coding sequence ATGCCGGGCCTGTTTTTTTGGGAGATTTTAATCCCCGCTTTTGTCTTCGGCATACTTTCCATTAAATGGATGGTTCCCTCTCTGGCCGCTCTGCTGATCTGCCTGTTTTTTATAATTATATCCCGCCCTGAAAAGGGTACGGTCCTTTTGTTGCTTTTGCTGTTCGGCTTAGGACATTGGTATGGAAATTTTTCGTTGCCGACGCAAGGCATTGCCATACCTGATTGGATGGCTGCACGTGAGAAGGTTCAGCTTAGCGGAACAATTCACAGCATCAAAGGGATGCCGGGAAAGCAGCTTAAAATACTTCTTGAGAATGTAACCTGTAACAGTACCGATGCTCAGACCGAACTCGATGGATTTCTGAACTGGACGTGGGCCGACCCTGCACAATTGCCCTATGTCGGGCAGCAGGTTTCTCTGAAGGCAAGGGTCAAGCCGATTCATGGATTCCGAAACAACGGACTCTGGGATTATGATTTTTACTGCCGTACCAAAAATATCCGCTACCGGACTTACGCCCGTGGACTGATAAAAAACGGCGGCTTAAAGCCTTATTCTCCCGGAAATTTGCAGAAGCTGCGGACCTCCCTGCGTGAACATATCTTAAAGAACGCTCCTCCCACTCAGGGCGGGGCCATCTTTCCTGCGTTGCTTACCGGTGACCGTTTTTTCCTTTCACACGAGACTGTAGAACTAATTCGCAGGGCCGGTGTTTCACACATTCTGGCCTTGTCCGGCCTGCATGTGGGATTCATCGTTGCCATGGGGTTTGGGCTGGCATGGTTGGCGGGGGCTGTCTATCCCCGGATATATCTGCGGATTCCCCGTATGCGGCTGGGAGTCCTTTTTTCCATTCCTCCGGTGCTTCTATATCTGTGGCTCGGGCAGTTCAGTCCCTCGCTGCTGCGTGCGGTTGCCATGTTCGGGTTCTGGGGATTGTTCATGTTCTTCAACCGGGGCAGGGTGCTTCTGGATGGCTTATTGCTAGCCGTACTTTTGATTTTAGCAGTGTCTCCGCTAAGTGTATTCGATCTTGGATTTCAGCTTTCAGTACTGGCTGTGGGCGGGATTGCCCTGTTCTATCCCTTATTTTTAAGATTCATGCCGTCCGGTCCGGGACTGCGGTACAACGCGATAAGATCTGTCGCGGCTCTGCTTTACATCAGCATCTGTGCCAATCTCACCCTGATGCCTGTGCTGGTCTGGAACTTCGGAGTGATCACACCGAATCTTTTATTTAATATTTTGTTCGTGCCTGTTCTGGGCATGTTTATCCTGCCAGTCTGCGGGGTCGGCGGATTGATCGCATCATATTTCAGCCCTTTTATTTCAGGTAAATTATTTGCCGCCGGAGCCGGGACATTCGAGTGGTTGCTTGAACTTGTCCGCTGGGCGGATGATTCCGGATTTCTGCCGGAATATGCTTTTTACCGTCCTCATTGGGAAGGTATACTGGTCTATTATTTGATTCTGGCCGCGATATTCTTCTGCTGGCACGGTAGAAGTAAAAGGGCTTATATCCTGCTGCTTCCGGCTGCATTGCTACTCTGCCTTCGGGGATACGATTCCGCAGGGCCGGAGCGGGTTCGGATGGATATCCTCGATACCGGACAGTCGCAATGCGTGGTTATAAGCGGCCCGGATGGGTCGCGGACAGTCGTTGATGGCGGTGGCGGTTTCGGGTGGAACTTTGATATGGGCTGGTCCATTGTGGGGCCGTGGCTTGCTTACGGCCATCTGCCGCATGTTGATAATATCTTTATGACCCACGGAGACCGAGATCATGCCGGAGGGCTTGCTTTTCTACTTGAGAAATTTTCAGTGGACCGCTTTTATTTTAACGGCGATATACCCAGCGGCAGGACAGGGAAGCGTTTTAAAGCCGCTTTTGAACGTAACGGTATTCATCCCGAGGTTTTGTTCAGTGGTGCTGTAATCACGCTGGAGCCGGGATTGATCATGGAAGTTACACATCCAGCAGCCACATTTAAGGGCAGCCGTAATGACCGGTCCCTGTATCTTCGGCTGATCTGGAATGGGCATCCGTTGCTTTCCATTTCAGGCGATCTGGACAAAAAGGGATTAAAGGCGGTTCTTAGCAGCGGGCATGATCTTTTTTCTCCTGTGCTGGTTCTGCCGCATCATGGTAGTTCAGGCTCTTATTCTCCTGAATTATATGAAAAAGTAAATCCACAAATTGCTTTAGCTGCCTGCGGTTTCTTGAATAGATATGATTTTGTATCTAAAAAAGTTAAACAAGAGCTGGATAAAAAACTTATTCCACTTTATACAACCTCTAAACAGGGCGCTCTGACCGTGGAATGGTCCGCTGACGGTCAATTAATTACTGCTCCGTAA
- the murA gene encoding UDP-N-acetylglucosamine 1-carboxyvinyltransferase, with product MDKLVIEGGVSLHGPIRVSGSKNAALPILLACILPEGPVSLTNVPRLRDIHTTLKLLDILGCETSFDGNDVSSEVKNLKIEAPYDLVKTMRASVLCLGPLLALKGEAKVALPGGCAIGARPVDLHLTAFEQMGASFDLDSGYIHGKCDKLKGAHIHFDFPTVGGTENVLMAASLAEGETIIENAAREPEVVDLANFLIACGARISGQGTSIITVQGVSSLKGCKYKVMPDRIEAGTYMVAAAMTDGELLIEDCPFQELDSVVYKMSKMGVWMEEEEGGVRVRRTNGLISGVDITTQPYPGFPTDMQAQLMTLMCLANGAGTIEEKIFENRFMHVQELVRMGANIKLKGRTAMIRGVEKLAGAPVMASDLRASASLVVAGLAASGRTDVQRIYHLDRGYENLEDKLSAVGARVWREKE from the coding sequence GCGGAGTTTCCCTTCACGGGCCTATCAGGGTCAGTGGTTCTAAGAATGCGGCCCTGCCGATACTTCTGGCTTGTATTCTTCCGGAAGGCCCGGTGAGCCTGACCAATGTTCCTCGTCTTCGGGATATTCATACTACACTCAAGCTGCTCGATATTCTCGGATGTGAGACTTCTTTTGACGGAAATGACGTCAGCAGCGAGGTGAAGAACCTTAAGATTGAAGCCCCGTATGATCTGGTTAAGACCATGCGTGCCTCAGTGCTCTGTCTCGGTCCTTTGCTGGCTTTGAAGGGTGAAGCTAAGGTCGCTCTGCCCGGCGGTTGTGCTATCGGCGCACGCCCTGTGGATCTGCACCTGACCGCATTTGAGCAGATGGGAGCTTCCTTTGATCTTGATTCCGGCTACATTCACGGTAAATGTGATAAGCTTAAGGGTGCGCATATTCATTTTGATTTCCCCACTGTGGGCGGTACTGAAAACGTGCTTATGGCCGCATCTCTTGCTGAAGGTGAGACAATTATTGAAAACGCTGCCCGTGAGCCTGAAGTCGTTGATCTGGCAAATTTCCTCATCGCCTGCGGAGCCCGGATTTCCGGTCAGGGTACCAGCATAATTACCGTGCAGGGTGTCTCCTCACTTAAAGGGTGCAAATACAAGGTCATGCCGGACCGTATTGAAGCCGGTACTTACATGGTCGCTGCCGCAATGACTGACGGAGAACTTCTGATCGAGGATTGCCCGTTTCAGGAGCTGGATTCCGTTGTGTACAAGATGAGCAAGATGGGAGTCTGGATGGAAGAAGAAGAGGGCGGAGTTCGCGTTCGCAGGACAAACGGACTTATCTCCGGCGTGGACATCACCACTCAGCCGTATCCTGGTTTTCCCACTGATATGCAGGCTCAGCTTATGACCCTGATGTGTCTTGCAAATGGTGCCGGGACCATTGAGGAAAAGATTTTTGAAAATCGTTTTATGCATGTGCAGGAACTGGTGCGTATGGGCGCAAATATCAAACTCAAAGGCCGTACCGCTATGATCCGCGGAGTTGAAAAGCTTGCCGGTGCCCCGGTTATGGCTTCCGACCTGCGGGCGAGTGCCTCCCTTGTTGTTGCCGGGCTGGCAGCATCCGGACGGACCGATGTTCAGCGTATTTATCATCTTGATAGGGGATATGAAAATCTTGAAGATAAGCTTTCGGCGGTGGGCGCAAGGGTCTGGCGCGAGAAAGAGTAA